DNA sequence from the Halichoerus grypus chromosome 8, mHalGry1.hap1.1, whole genome shotgun sequence genome:
acagtgggggtgcctggctctTAGCCCATGGCTGTGGCCACCATGGTTTTCCTTGTTCTTCCTGCTACTCAGGGCTGCCCGCAAGAGCTAGCTTTGCGCCCTCTGCTAGGCAATTCCGGTCTGGATAAATACAGTGACACCACTCAACAATCTGTTTACAGATTGTACGGCCGGGTGGGACCCCATTGCTGATCCCAGGGCTGCAGGATTAATAGTCTCCATAGCTGCCCCCCCAGCTCTCCTCCATCCAGAGTGCTGCCTGTAAGAGGGACTGGGGTCCATCTCCTCTCAGGGAACTCACTTCCTACTTCTCAGTGTTCCCCTCTCCCAGAGCTTGGGCACCTCATCTATAAGTCAAAACACcagcccctcttcctcttcccttctagcTTAGCTCCTGGGAGAGTCTAATTGTCTGGAGGGTTGGTTAAAGGCTTCTTTGGCCTTGCCCttgaatcacacacacacacacacacacacacacacacacacacacaaatgttacCTGTTTCCTATGGAAAGAAGAACAGAGGTTCTTGACCTTGAGTTAGCACAAAATTACCTGGAGAACTTGCAAATAAAACAGGTTTCTGTCCCCTTTTTGTTTCAAAAGATTTGgaatggggcccaggaatctgtatttaaCTGGCAGGAAATGGTTCTGCTGCAGGTGATTTGAGGACCACACCGTGGAAAACACTGGCTTGCCTTTAGGACACAGAAGAACCAAGAGGgagaaaattaacatttcaggGAGTACTAGGCAAACATTAACATCTTAACAAATCAACCTgcataatataaatacatgtttgCAATATGTAATATTATGGAAATTATTGGTATAATGATACGAATATATGATTTGCTTAGCATTTCCAACTACTATTATAGtgtgatcattttcttctctttcctaatAAGTCCttcaaaaacacaatttttataatGCCATAATATTTAACTGTATAAGTATGCTaacatttatttaccatttttaatacATGCTTGTTTTCCAGATTTGATGTTCTAAGTAACGTTTTGATCAACATATATCTCCATACATTATTCTCTTgcctttatgttttaaaatgaagaactgTTCTGAACATCCCTAGTACTTCAAGGATTTAGTATTGCTttgaaaaacttgtttttttcttcccactgAAAGATCAGGTGGTTTGGTTTGTGTTTAATAATCAAAGGAGATATGATAGTTTGTGCGGCTTATGCTCATGAACTCCCAAAGTATGGTGTGAAGGTTGGCCTGACAAATTATGCTGCAGCGTATTGTACCAGCCTGCTGCTGGCCCGCAGGCTCCTCAATAGGTTTGGCATGGACAAGATCTATGAAGGCCAAGTGGAAGTGACTGGAGATGAGTACAATGTGGAAAGCATTGATGGTCAACCTGGTGCCTTCACCTGCTATTTGGATGCAGGGCTGGCCAGAACTACTACTGGAAATAAAGTTTTTGAGGCCCTCAAGGGAGCAGTGGATGGAGGCTTGTCTATTCCTCACAGTACCAAACGATTCCCTGGTTATGATTCAGAAAGCAAGGAATTCAATGCAGAAGTACATCGAAAGCACATCATGGGTCTGAATGTTGCAGATTATATGCGTTACCTAATGGAAAAAGACGCAGAT
Encoded proteins:
- the LOC118538275 gene encoding large ribosomal subunit protein uL18; amino-acid sequence: MIVCAAYAHELPKYGVKVGLTNYAAAYCTSLLLARRLLNRFGMDKIYEGQVEVTGDEYNVESIDGQPGAFTCYLDAGLARTTTGNKVFEALKGAVDGGLSIPHSTKRFPGYDSESKEFNAEVHRKHIMGLNVADYMRYLMEKDADAYKKQFSQYIKNNVTPDVMEEMYKKAHAAIRENPVYEKKPKKEVKKKRWNRPKMSLAQKKDRVAQKKASFLRAQEQAAES